The following coding sequences are from one Granulicella arctica window:
- a CDS encoding SCO family protein: protein MRRVSCVLVMLLVVMAGCRQSGNSSGAAKDYPVKTFPVRGTVVATDATHVTLDHEAVPGFMGAMTMAYKLKDPSVVSELHPGDRISATIIVQQDAAGFLNPQLDSIVVTAQAKPDYVPKVQYHVPAAGDVVPEFKLLNQGGRTIDFAQFKGKVLLATFIFTRCQMADFCPRMSTNFEEIDKALATDPALYAKTHLLSISFDPSYDTPAVLKKYGSAYTGRFAKEDFAHWDFAAPSEKELSALTQFFDVGVQPGDAQTLTHSLSTVVIGKDGKVAAWYPTNDWKPAEVLAAVRAASAA, encoded by the coding sequence TTGCGTCGTGTCTCGTGTGTGCTGGTGATGCTGCTGGTCGTGATGGCTGGTTGCCGTCAGAGTGGGAACAGTTCTGGTGCCGCGAAGGACTATCCGGTGAAGACGTTTCCGGTTCGCGGCACGGTGGTAGCTACGGATGCTACACATGTGACGCTTGATCATGAGGCGGTTCCCGGCTTCATGGGCGCGATGACGATGGCTTACAAGCTGAAGGATCCGAGCGTGGTGAGTGAACTGCATCCGGGCGATCGGATCTCCGCGACGATCATCGTCCAGCAGGATGCGGCTGGTTTCCTGAACCCGCAGCTCGACAGCATCGTGGTGACGGCGCAGGCAAAGCCGGACTATGTGCCGAAGGTGCAATATCATGTTCCGGCTGCGGGCGATGTCGTGCCGGAGTTCAAGCTGCTCAACCAGGGTGGGCGGACGATCGACTTTGCACAGTTCAAAGGCAAGGTGCTGCTGGCAACGTTCATCTTCACGCGATGTCAAATGGCGGATTTCTGCCCGCGCATGAGCACGAACTTTGAGGAGATCGATAAGGCGCTGGCCACTGATCCGGCGCTCTACGCGAAAACGCATCTACTGAGTATTAGCTTCGACCCTTCGTATGACACTCCTGCGGTGCTGAAGAAGTATGGTTCGGCGTATACGGGGCGGTTTGCAAAGGAGGACTTTGCCCATTGGGACTTTGCTGCTCCCTCGGAAAAAGAGTTGTCGGCGCTTACGCAGTTTTTCGATGTTGGTGTGCAGCCAGGAGATGCGCAGACGTTGACGCACTCGCTTTCGACGGTGGTGATTGGTAAGGACGGCAAAGTTGCGGCCTGGTATCCGACGAATGACTGGAAGCCGGCTGAGGTGCTTGCGGCGGTGCGGGCAGCTAGCGCTGCTTAG
- a CDS encoding MFS transporter — protein MTTVPTERRSAPSALWMHLAFILTGLGTLILGPILPILARQWHLQDAQSGLLFSAQFYGSFLGGVTVSKSLQRSMILGMAASAIGFGIFALSPNLLPACLGLFIGGYGLGQLITSINILAGRRATEHRGSALAFLNFSWSFGALLSPVLAAILTPHILLRTLLGIFAATFATLLVVLLIQLRGAATELIATETLNSSGLKASAFAYFCALLILYGGLETCLGGWLTTFSLRYGTSSLTLSEYTMVLLLAGLTAGRAASSLLLLRMGEKLLLRLSLALAAAFTAALALAHTAAAIAIFAVLLGLSLAPFFPATFSMLMADRPTARQAGIIVAVSAIGAAFLPWLMGVVSTRTGSLQYALALPFAAAAALFLLSLVQPPFPRPASV, from the coding sequence ATGACGACGGTGCCGACCGAACGCCGCTCCGCACCCTCAGCGCTCTGGATGCACCTCGCCTTCATTCTCACCGGCCTCGGAACCCTCATCCTTGGCCCGATCCTCCCGATCCTCGCCCGGCAGTGGCACCTGCAGGACGCGCAAAGCGGCCTGCTCTTCTCCGCGCAGTTTTACGGCTCCTTCCTCGGCGGCGTTACCGTCTCGAAGAGCCTCCAGCGCAGTATGATCCTCGGAATGGCCGCGTCAGCCATCGGCTTCGGCATCTTTGCCCTCTCGCCCAATCTCCTCCCAGCCTGCCTCGGCCTCTTTATCGGCGGCTACGGATTGGGCCAGCTCATCACCTCAATCAACATCCTCGCCGGTCGTCGCGCCACCGAGCATCGCGGCTCAGCTCTGGCCTTCCTCAACTTCTCGTGGAGCTTCGGGGCCTTGCTCTCGCCCGTCCTCGCCGCTATACTCACACCGCACATCCTCCTGCGCACGCTTCTTGGCATCTTCGCCGCCACCTTCGCTACGCTCCTCGTCGTCCTTCTCATCCAACTCCGGGGAGCCGCAACCGAACTCATCGCAACTGAGACCCTAAACAGCAGCGGTCTCAAAGCCTCAGCCTTCGCCTACTTCTGTGCCCTCCTCATCCTCTACGGAGGCCTCGAAACCTGCCTCGGCGGCTGGCTCACCACATTCTCCCTCCGCTATGGCACAAGCTCGCTTACCCTCAGCGAATACACCATGGTTCTCCTCCTTGCCGGACTCACAGCCGGTCGCGCCGCCTCATCGCTCCTGCTCTTGCGCATGGGCGAAAAGCTCCTCCTGCGCCTCTCACTCGCTCTCGCCGCAGCCTTCACTGCCGCCCTCGCCCTCGCCCACACAGCAGCAGCAATCGCCATCTTTGCCGTCCTCCTCGGCCTCTCGCTCGCGCCCTTCTTTCCCGCGACCTTCTCCATGCTCATGGCCGATCGCCCCACAGCGCGCCAGGCCGGAATCATCGTCGCTGTCAGCGCCATCGGAGCCGCCTTCCTGCCCTGGCTCATGGGAGTCGTCAGCACCCGAACCGGCTCGCTCCAGTACGCGCTCGCCCTGCCCTTCGCCGCCGCCGCAGCCCTCTTCCTGCTCAGTCTCGTCCAGCCACCATTTCCACGCCCAGCCAGCGTATAA
- a CDS encoding PD-(D/E)XK nuclease family protein, translating to MVGSTLLPAQIVEALAAGRTILTGNQRAARTLRQHVDLNNRSLNLTHWEPPSILAWDAWTATLWQQLLLGGHTTKLLLNRSQEHSIWRSIIAADPETATLRTADSLAEMAADAFARLCAHRGESRLRTAGVSADTRAFQRWAQAFERRCRTDNYLPQAQLEATLTTAASQLTLASIGYVLLGFDGTTPAQQALIEALRTRSIPIEPLTITIPTSSANLAPAADEPAELQTAANWIRRHLEAHPADHIAIIVPSLGNDRPAIDRVLRQTLAPELEDIGAPQTPSPFEFSLGIPLAQTPIVATALNLLRWTIHALPIDRISQLLLSPYLAASIPETNARAEFDAYELRRVRTLRPELTLEAVLRLTESARRSARLPRLIATLKAMRRSIADEAFALPELRPAAGWADSIRAFLEAAGWSAGTVDSLEFQTRRKWESVLDELATLDFEGVRLTFPDALETLARLADQTLFAPESRNAPVQVLGPLEAAGSTFDAIWFLRASDLAWPVHPGSNPLLAWHLRRELHMPGSSPAEDTVRASQITARLATSAPIVLFSYAQESVAGHQRPSPALASLTLEPLTLTALAPIQASAQLETIDDANSLPPTPDNIIRGGANILKLQAACGFRAFAEQRLWATALDTAEPGMDARERGNTVHIALQHFWREVHDQPSLKELPTDERRAILARAIEAALHKTAQGISDWDAAYLDVQRERLLRLLDPWLLEEMKRQVPFAVKLQETELADVRIGPLRLTLRVDRIDETEFGDVILDYKTGEARSQSWLTDRPDEPQLPLYAVLSAAENLAGVAFAQVRAGEGKSLHGYETQTGILLRPTRPTMPLAAQIDEWRHFLTNLAVDFHEGDIRVRPKNFPTTCEHCRQRILCRLDISLLQAVADDAAEATDTEADNA from the coding sequence ATGGTCGGTAGCACGTTGCTTCCAGCACAGATCGTCGAAGCCCTTGCCGCCGGACGAACCATCCTCACCGGCAATCAGCGCGCCGCACGGACGCTCCGCCAACACGTCGACCTCAACAACCGTTCCCTCAACCTCACCCATTGGGAACCGCCATCTATCCTCGCCTGGGACGCATGGACCGCAACCCTCTGGCAGCAACTCCTCCTCGGCGGACACACCACCAAGCTCCTCCTCAACCGCTCGCAGGAGCACAGCATCTGGCGCAGCATCATCGCCGCCGACCCCGAAACCGCCACCCTCCGCACCGCCGATTCGCTGGCCGAAATGGCCGCCGACGCCTTCGCCCGCCTCTGCGCCCATCGCGGCGAATCCCGCCTCCGCACAGCCGGAGTCAGCGCCGACACACGCGCCTTCCAGCGCTGGGCCCAGGCCTTCGAGCGCCGCTGCCGCACCGACAACTACCTCCCGCAAGCCCAGCTCGAAGCCACCCTCACCACTGCCGCAAGCCAACTCACCTTAGCCTCGATCGGCTACGTGCTCCTCGGCTTCGACGGCACCACACCAGCCCAACAAGCCCTCATCGAAGCACTCCGGACCCGCAGCATCCCCATAGAACCCCTGACCATCACTATCCCCACAAGCTCCGCCAATCTCGCCCCCGCAGCCGACGAACCAGCCGAACTCCAGACGGCCGCCAACTGGATTCGTCGCCACCTCGAAGCCCATCCAGCGGACCATATCGCCATCATCGTCCCAAGTCTCGGCAACGATCGCCCCGCCATCGACCGCGTCCTGCGCCAAACCCTCGCACCCGAGCTCGAGGACATCGGCGCCCCGCAAACTCCTTCACCCTTCGAGTTCTCCCTCGGCATTCCCCTCGCCCAAACCCCTATCGTCGCCACTGCGCTCAATCTCCTCCGCTGGACCATCCACGCTCTACCAATCGACCGCATCAGCCAGCTTCTCCTCAGCCCCTACCTCGCTGCCAGCATCCCCGAGACCAACGCCCGAGCCGAGTTCGACGCCTACGAACTCCGCCGCGTCCGCACCCTCCGCCCCGAGCTCACCCTCGAAGCCGTGCTCCGCCTTACCGAATCTGCCAGGCGAAGCGCCCGACTCCCCCGACTCATCGCCACCCTCAAAGCCATGCGCCGCAGCATCGCCGACGAAGCCTTCGCCTTACCCGAGCTTCGCCCCGCAGCCGGCTGGGCCGACAGCATCCGCGCCTTCCTCGAAGCCGCTGGCTGGTCCGCGGGCACCGTCGACAGCCTTGAGTTCCAGACTCGTCGAAAGTGGGAGAGCGTCCTCGACGAACTCGCCACCCTCGACTTCGAAGGCGTCCGTCTCACCTTTCCCGACGCTCTCGAAACACTCGCTCGCCTCGCCGACCAGACCCTCTTCGCACCCGAGTCCCGCAACGCGCCCGTACAGGTTCTCGGCCCGCTCGAGGCCGCCGGATCGACCTTCGACGCTATCTGGTTCCTCCGCGCCAGCGATCTCGCCTGGCCCGTTCATCCCGGCTCGAATCCCCTGCTCGCCTGGCATCTCCGGCGCGAACTCCACATGCCCGGAAGCAGCCCAGCCGAGGACACCGTCCGCGCCAGCCAGATCACCGCCCGCCTCGCCACCAGCGCTCCCATCGTCCTCTTCAGCTACGCGCAGGAGTCCGTCGCCGGCCATCAGCGGCCGTCGCCCGCCCTCGCCAGCCTTACCCTGGAACCGCTGACGCTCACCGCCCTCGCTCCCATTCAAGCCTCCGCACAACTTGAGACGATCGACGACGCGAACAGCCTGCCTCCCACGCCCGACAACATCATCCGAGGCGGAGCCAACATTCTGAAGCTGCAAGCCGCCTGCGGCTTCCGTGCCTTCGCCGAGCAGCGTCTCTGGGCCACCGCACTCGACACCGCCGAGCCCGGCATGGACGCCCGCGAACGCGGCAACACCGTCCACATCGCGCTGCAGCATTTCTGGCGCGAGGTCCACGACCAACCCAGCCTCAAAGAACTCCCCACAGACGAGCGCCGTGCCATCCTTGCTCGGGCCATCGAGGCCGCGCTCCACAAGACCGCGCAGGGCATATCTGACTGGGATGCAGCCTACCTCGACGTCCAACGCGAGCGTCTCCTCAGGCTCCTCGACCCATGGCTCCTCGAGGAGATGAAGCGGCAGGTCCCCTTCGCCGTCAAGCTTCAGGAGACAGAATTAGCCGACGTTCGCATCGGCCCACTGCGTCTCACCCTCCGCGTCGACCGCATCGACGAGACCGAGTTCGGCGACGTCATCCTCGACTACAAGACTGGCGAGGCCCGGTCGCAATCCTGGCTCACCGACCGACCCGACGAGCCCCAGCTTCCGCTATACGCCGTCCTCTCCGCGGCCGAGAATCTAGCCGGGGTAGCCTTTGCCCAGGTGCGCGCCGGCGAAGGTAAGTCCCTCCACGGCTACGAGACGCAAACTGGAATCCTCCTCCGCCCAACCCGCCCCACCATGCCTCTCGCCGCACAGATCGACGAGTGGCGGCACTTCCTCACCAATCTCGCCGTCGATTTCCACGAGGGCGACATCCGCGTCCGACCTAAAAACTTCCCCACCACCTGCGAACACTGCCGCCAGCGCATCCTCTGCCGCCTCGACATCTCCCTCCTCCAGGCCGTCGCAGACGATGCAGCAGAAGCAACAGACACCGAGGCAGACAATGCCTAA
- a CDS encoding UvrD-helicase domain-containing protein: MPNLFLVEKPTPQPVTEGRPPDWQQRVAALDIRQSWIVEAPAGSGKTGLLIQRFLKLLADSSVTDPEQVMAITFTVKATSELRERVLAQLDAASRNIPTTNDFDAATRTLAESVQARSWDLLNQPQRLRIRTIDSVCAEIARSLPVLSGSGGQLAPVLDASPLHREAARRTFMQLGGANPTLNQALRTVLLHRDGNLAECERLVAEMLQWRDQWGELIPLSGEALTEAVLDTTVLPKLERALDRAICAGLTQLAKSIPADVLDTLARLSGEMAHADGYKGEPSPIALCRSLSAAPGETAEHLGHWRALIHLLTTSTGTWRKEKGLNGRNLQFDYDRKLHHPRLVAILDDLAHRDDLLLAFDRVRTLPPAKYPQEQWHVAKALFRVLSHALLELQLVFAAHTECDFTELGLLARTALSLDTHGDDLAAALGMNLQHLLVDEMQDTSTSQYQLIEHLTAGWDGQSQTVFLVGDPKQSIYLFRQARVERFIRTMHTGLLGDLPVAPLSLTANFRSQQTLVEQVNEDFSLLFPKEITADHPEDVPFTAAAPTRSATHTQARVWHTRFQPNGPRSTNISPDATQIRSIVAEWNALPLPAGRTRPWSIAVLVRSRNHLTDIVAALKQPDETGATVPFRAVDIDPLADRQEVLDLFALTRALLHPADRVAWLAILRAPWCGLTLADLHQLAGSDNHDFAEIAIEDLIAQRGELLSPDGAQRLERIWTVMQAAARLRSRMTTAQWVERTWRSLGGDSWLDPEALANSCRYLQLLDQLEAESGTLNTAQLELRLKKLYAESAVVPGAVDLMTIHGSKGLEWDVVIVPALERKGQSSRGRLLNWLELDSSDPDAAHIILAPIASKGEGSLELNAWLTSIDRAREAAEQKRLVYVACTRAREELHLFASPATTVKGAPSILADSLLKAAWPAAEPHFSTTPLPSNIIPMHFAAEFVDDEPLEIAAVAAHEEPTLRKPPVLKRLPSTADISARFTELKPLPFATNQPSEKSASERTFARPEGSFSARAFGNVVHAFIEVLSNRIAAGETSAALEAAVLTWTPRIAAILRAEGLPPAMVDRLTQRVQQALTNVLSDPIGQWALAAHADAASERALTTWDTTARTTIRPDRIFRAGSEPLAPGTTHLWVVDFKTTTHGREGLEAFLLNEREKNAPQMSTYTRILTATEAPGTLIRTMLYYPMLPANTWWTPTP; the protein is encoded by the coding sequence ATGCCTAACCTCTTCCTCGTCGAAAAGCCCACCCCGCAGCCTGTCACTGAAGGTCGCCCGCCCGACTGGCAGCAGCGCGTCGCCGCCCTCGACATCCGCCAATCGTGGATCGTCGAAGCACCCGCCGGCTCCGGCAAGACCGGCCTCCTCATCCAGCGCTTTCTCAAGCTGCTCGCCGACTCCAGCGTCACTGACCCTGAGCAGGTCATGGCCATCACCTTCACCGTCAAGGCCACCTCCGAGCTACGAGAGCGTGTCCTCGCCCAACTCGACGCTGCCAGCCGCAACATCCCCACCACGAACGACTTCGACGCCGCAACCCGCACCCTCGCCGAATCCGTACAGGCCCGCAGCTGGGACCTCCTCAACCAGCCGCAGCGCCTCCGCATCCGCACCATCGATTCCGTCTGCGCCGAGATCGCTCGCTCGCTTCCCGTCCTCTCCGGCTCCGGCGGCCAACTCGCTCCGGTGCTCGATGCCAGCCCGCTCCACCGCGAAGCCGCACGCCGCACCTTCATGCAGCTTGGCGGAGCCAATCCGACCCTCAACCAGGCACTCCGCACCGTCCTCCTCCACCGCGACGGCAACCTCGCCGAGTGCGAACGCCTCGTCGCCGAGATGCTCCAATGGCGCGACCAGTGGGGCGAACTCATCCCGCTCTCCGGCGAAGCCCTCACCGAAGCCGTACTCGACACCACCGTTCTCCCCAAACTGGAACGCGCCCTCGACCGCGCCATCTGCGCCGGTCTCACCCAACTCGCCAAATCCATCCCCGCCGACGTGCTCGACACCCTCGCACGCCTCTCAGGCGAGATGGCCCACGCCGACGGCTACAAAGGCGAGCCCTCACCCATCGCCCTCTGCCGAAGCCTCAGCGCAGCGCCCGGTGAGACCGCCGAGCATCTCGGCCACTGGCGCGCTCTCATCCATCTCCTCACCACAAGCACCGGCACATGGCGTAAGGAGAAGGGGCTCAACGGACGCAATCTCCAGTTCGACTACGACCGCAAACTCCACCATCCACGCCTCGTCGCCATCCTCGATGACCTTGCCCATCGCGACGACCTACTCCTCGCCTTCGACCGCGTCCGCACGCTCCCACCCGCCAAGTACCCGCAGGAGCAGTGGCACGTCGCCAAAGCTCTCTTCCGCGTTCTCAGCCACGCCCTGCTCGAACTTCAGCTCGTCTTCGCCGCCCACACCGAGTGCGACTTCACCGAACTCGGCCTCCTCGCCCGCACCGCTCTCAGCCTCGATACCCACGGCGACGACCTCGCCGCCGCCCTCGGCATGAATCTCCAACACCTCCTCGTCGACGAGATGCAGGACACCTCCACCAGCCAATACCAGCTCATCGAGCACCTCACCGCCGGTTGGGACGGTCAAAGCCAGACCGTCTTCCTCGTCGGCGACCCCAAACAGTCCATCTATCTCTTCCGCCAGGCCCGCGTCGAGCGCTTCATCCGCACCATGCATACCGGCCTCCTCGGCGACCTCCCCGTCGCGCCGCTCAGCCTTACCGCCAACTTCCGCTCCCAGCAGACCCTCGTCGAGCAGGTCAACGAAGACTTCAGTCTCCTCTTCCCCAAAGAGATCACCGCCGACCACCCCGAAGACGTACCCTTCACCGCCGCTGCACCCACCCGCTCCGCAACCCATACACAAGCCCGTGTCTGGCACACCCGCTTCCAGCCGAACGGACCACGATCCACGAACATCTCCCCCGACGCCACCCAGATCCGAAGCATTGTCGCTGAATGGAACGCCCTCCCCCTTCCCGCTGGCCGCACCAGACCATGGTCAATCGCCGTCCTCGTCCGCTCCCGCAATCACCTCACCGACATCGTCGCCGCACTCAAGCAGCCCGACGAGACCGGCGCCACCGTACCCTTCCGCGCCGTAGACATCGATCCTCTCGCCGATCGGCAGGAGGTCCTCGACCTCTTCGCGCTCACCCGCGCCCTGCTTCACCCCGCCGACCGTGTGGCCTGGCTCGCCATCCTCCGTGCTCCGTGGTGCGGCCTCACCCTCGCCGATCTCCACCAACTCGCCGGCTCCGACAACCACGACTTCGCCGAGATCGCCATCGAAGATCTCATCGCCCAGCGCGGCGAACTCCTCAGCCCCGACGGAGCTCAGCGCCTCGAGCGCATCTGGACCGTCATGCAGGCAGCCGCAAGACTGCGCTCCCGCATGACCACCGCGCAGTGGGTCGAACGCACCTGGCGCTCTCTCGGCGGCGACTCCTGGCTCGACCCCGAAGCCCTCGCCAACTCCTGCCGCTACCTCCAGCTTCTCGATCAACTGGAAGCCGAAAGCGGCACCCTCAACACCGCGCAACTTGAACTCCGCCTCAAAAAGCTATACGCCGAGTCTGCCGTCGTTCCCGGTGCCGTCGACCTCATGACCATCCACGGCTCCAAAGGCCTCGAGTGGGACGTCGTCATCGTTCCCGCCCTCGAGCGCAAAGGCCAATCTTCCCGCGGTCGTCTCCTCAACTGGCTCGAACTCGACAGCAGCGACCCCGACGCCGCCCATATCATTCTCGCGCCCATCGCCAGCAAAGGCGAAGGCTCCCTTGAACTCAACGCCTGGCTCACCAGCATCGACCGCGCACGCGAAGCCGCCGAGCAGAAGCGTCTCGTCTATGTCGCCTGCACCCGCGCACGCGAAGAGCTACACCTCTTCGCCTCCCCCGCTACCACCGTCAAAGGCGCACCCTCTATCCTCGCCGACAGTCTCCTCAAAGCCGCATGGCCAGCAGCCGAACCGCATTTCTCCACCACACCGCTCCCATCGAATATCATCCCTATGCACTTCGCTGCAGAGTTCGTAGACGACGAGCCGCTCGAAATCGCTGCAGTCGCCGCTCACGAGGAACCCACCCTCCGCAAACCACCCGTCCTGAAGCGCCTGCCCTCCACCGCAGATATCAGTGCCCGCTTCACTGAACTCAAGCCGCTACCCTTCGCCACAAACCAGCCCTCCGAAAAATCAGCATCCGAACGCACCTTCGCCCGTCCGGAAGGCTCCTTCAGCGCCCGCGCCTTTGGCAACGTCGTCCATGCCTTCATCGAAGTCCTCAGTAACCGCATCGCCGCAGGCGAAACTTCCGCAGCGCTCGAAGCCGCCGTCCTCACATGGACCCCACGCATCGCCGCCATCCTCCGCGCCGAAGGCCTGCCCCCCGCGATGGTCGATCGCCTCACGCAGCGCGTCCAGCAAGCCCTCACCAACGTCCTCTCCGACCCGATCGGCCAGTGGGCGCTCGCCGCACACGCCGACGCCGCCAGCGAGCGTGCCCTCACGACGTGGGATACCACCGCCCGCACCACCATCCGCCCCGACCGCATCTTCCGCGCCGGCTCCGAACCCCTCGCCCCCGGCACCACCCACCTATGGGTCGTCGACTTCAAGACCACCACCCACGGCCGCGAAGGCCTCGAAGCCTTCCTCCTCAACGAGCGCGAAAAGAACGCCCCGCAGATGTCCACCTACACCCGCATCCTCACCGCCACCGAAGCTCCCGGCACCCTCATTCGGACCATGCTCTACTACCCCATGCTCCCCGCCAACACCTGGTGGACCCCCACCCCATAG
- a CDS encoding DUF6916 family protein translates to MTEAVFEKHVGSLFTMYLYKNNMVFLRLDKVNHVGVKTAPDQTEKPGALALSSIAMTAFSLVFDSNNVEVPQDSYLVDHGVLGRFTMFLVPGLALSGKKTCIAYFSSFKQA, encoded by the coding sequence TTGACAGAAGCGGTCTTCGAGAAGCATGTGGGCTCACTTTTTACCATGTATCTCTATAAGAACAACATGGTTTTCCTGAGGCTTGATAAGGTCAACCATGTTGGCGTCAAGACGGCTCCAGATCAGACGGAAAAGCCTGGCGCGTTGGCGCTATCTTCAATCGCCATGACAGCCTTCAGCTTAGTTTTCGATTCAAACAATGTTGAAGTTCCTCAGGACTCCTATCTGGTCGATCATGGGGTGCTGGGACGCTTCACAATGTTTCTAGTTCCAGGACTTGCTCTGAGCGGTAAGAAGACTTGTATTGCCTACTTCAGTTCTTTCAAACAGGCATAG